The sequence below is a genomic window from Streptosporangium lutulentum.
TCGGCGCCCTCGGGAAGGACGCGACGCAGGATCTGGTCGGCGGTCCAGCGGACGGTGGCCACCGTGGGGATGCCCAGCCGCTGGTAGACCTCGGCGCGGCGGGAGTCGTAGATCCTGGCCACCACGTTGTCCACGCCGAACGTCTCGCGGGCGACCCGGGCGGAGATGATGTTCGAGTTGTCGCCGCTGCTCACCGCCACGTAGGCGCCCGCGGACTCGATGCCGGCCTCTTCCAGGACGTCCTTGTCGAAGCCGATCCCGGTCACCCGGCGGCCCCTGAAACCGGCCCTCAGACGGCGAAACGCCTGTGGGTCGCGGTCAATGATCGCAACCGAGTGGCCGCTGTCCTCGAGGATGTGCGCCAGGGTCGAACCCACTCGGCCACATCCCATGATCACGATATGCATGCTCCCCCGCCGGTCGGGTTGAGGCGGATCTTGGTCTGATGTATTTAGTCAGTATGGCCCGCTCCGGGAGTGCCGCGTCAGCGGGGTTAAGCGATGGGGACTAGCATCTGCATACGTGTCGAAGGTGACGGACCTTGTCAAACGCCTTTTCATAGGGCAGGCGCTGCGCAGCACGCAGTTGCACGAGCAATTACTCCCCAAACGGATCGCGCTGCCGGTTTTCGCGAGTGATGCCCTTTCCTCGGT
It includes:
- a CDS encoding potassium channel family protein; the protein is MHIVIMGCGRVGSTLAHILEDSGHSVAIIDRDPQAFRRLRAGFRGRRVTGIGFDKDVLEEAGIESAGAYVAVSSGDNSNIISARVARETFGVDNVVARIYDSRRAEVYQRLGIPTVATVRWTADQILRRVLPEGAEPLWRDPTGAVVLAEVACHHGWVGTTAKDLEEAAGTRLAFINRMGETLLPKNDSVVQEGDILHVMAVGSDMDRINKVLSAAPEEEH